The Oryza brachyantha chromosome 6, ObraRS2, whole genome shotgun sequence region CAACCAGAGGTGCACATCTGAACCTCAAACGTGCAGAAAAAGCTCGTGTTTTGGTCAGTAAAATTCCAGGTATGCCCTGAACGTTTACCTGGACTTCTTTCCTTTGTAGTTATTCCTAAAGTAGCTTCCAGCCTTCCACTGTCTTATATCCATGCAGTGTCTTGCATGGAAAATTTATTCTGTTCCTAATCTGACTTTTCGAGGACATCTCTGACTGTACTGTGTGTAGCCATTGTTGACACACTGATGACAAAGACCCGGGCATGGGAACAAGAGCATGGTACGCCGTTCAACTACGATGGCGTTCATCTTCTTGCAATGCTGGATGAGTACAAAATTCTAAGGcaggaaaaggaagaagagaagcgACGAATGAGGGTAATCTTGTGTCTAACCCTCTGTATGGCTGTATCTTCCACATGGATGGCTACAAAATCATCTCTCATTCCGTGTGCTCTCTTCTAAACTCATTGCAGGACCAGAAGAAGATAAACGACCAGCTAGCTGCagagcaggagaagcttttcGGCTCGAAACCGAGCCCGGTCCGGCCCCAATCCTCAAGGAAGATGCCTGGACCCCGGGCCAACGGTGGTGCAGCCAATGGCACACCGAACCGGAGGCTATCGGTCCACcagaacggcggcggcaggtcgGTGAGCCGGGACGGGCGGAGGGACAGCGGCCGGCCTGCTGCTCCGGTGAACTACGTTGCCATCTGCAAGGAAGAGTTCAGCAACAACACGGTGGCTTCTTCCCCTTGATGATCATCATCCCAGCCATGATTGACCATACATTTCTTGATGCCAGTGGTAGAGAGATATATCTGTGCAGTAGctgaaaaagagaaaactatAGCAAGATACAGTATTAGGACAAGTGATTCGAATGATAGTACCAGTATTTTTGGCAGGATTTGCCTCGATTTGTTGCTGTCCATCTGCTGGAAGTGTAACGAATCCAGTGGGTGCAAGCCGTGCAGGTGCATGTGCAGGTGCAGCCGCCATGGATGGAAGCTGAGCTCATGTCGTGTCCCGTTGGAGTTTCTTTCACCTGTCACTGTCGGTTGTTGGCATTCGACTTGGCGATTCGTCGATTGCATGAATTTCGGTCAAAATCTATCGAAACCTATCAGGTTTTACTGATTCACATCGATGGATAATCGACAGTTTTTGCGAACCCTACCAGAGTGCCGGTTGGTGGGTTATCAGCTGGAAGGCcatgaatttaaatatgaacCTTCTTTACGCAGGTAACccaaaacttcaaatttttggtatgATGTAGGCCAATTGCGTACTTTATTTAAACACTAACAATTTACGCTACCGACACAACATATAGACAACTGCAGCTGAACACTTGATAGTCCTTTGGATCTCCACACTAAATCACCATTCACTTCATCGGTTTAGGTGGACAATCAACTAAACCAAGTAATCAAAACAAGAAGAAAGGGCAAAGTTCATAGCAATTTTACTGCAAACAACACAAGCACACGGTTCGGTGGAGTGTCCATGCAAATTGGAGAAAGCTATGTTATGTACATCATCGATCTGCTCCTCCATCAGTTTTTCTGGTGGTGTTCTTCTCAGTAATCCGTCGGTGGTTGGTTGCCGTCGTAGGCCTCCGCCGCGGCTTGAtccctctgctgctgctgttcctgCTCCTGATCTCGCCGGTGCACCTTCTTGCTCACCTTGATTCACATCGCAAAATGTTGGGTCGGTGCAAGAGGAATTTGCAAAGATTGATGATTCTTGTTTGGAAAATGTTGCATCCGTGAAGGGATTTGCGaaggattggattggattgattGGTTTACCTTGTGTGATCTTGCGTGGAGGCGGTGGTCGGAGGACGCCACCTTCCGGCGAGGCaggctccggccgccgccccggaGGCGGCTCTTGCTGCCCGGCTTGTAGCAGCTGAGGCTGCCGCTGGAGCCGTCGAAGCTGACGACGGACACGTCGTTGGATCCGCagctctccttctcctcgccgccggcgaggtcgtgCCGCCGCCTCACCACGATCacccgccgcccggccgccgccgaccccaCGGACTCCGCCGCGTTCTTGCTCATGCAGTCGTCGGCCGAGGCCTCCGACGCCTGCCGCGTCGCCATCCACCGCTCCAGCCAGCTCCACCCAACGTTGAACTCCGCCTGGTCGGAGCGCGCCACCCGCTTCTTcgtcccggcgccgccgccggcggccccgccgccaccacaGCTCCGCAGCTGCTGCGAGAAGGCGTAGGCCAGcgcccgctcccgccgcgtcgtcgcctcgATCCTGCTCTGCATGCGCATCCTCGACACGTTCGAGCTCACCGTGCTGTCGTCCCACTCCTCCTGCCACGCACCACCAGAGTTCATCACATTCCAAAATCTCGAGACCAACTCGCTGATCAGATCACTGTTCCATCATCGTCCATTTGATCTACTTGCACTGCATCGCACACAGCTTCTttggtttgtatatatataccttcaCTCTGAACGCCTGCGGCCGCGACCGCTGGCTGCCCCGGTGCTGCGCCGacgcggctgcggcggcggcggcgctgtcaTCGCTGAGCCGGAGGTTGCTCACCGACTCGCCGACCTGGACCTCCACTGACGCCGCAATGGACGCCGACGTGGGGCTCCTTGGCTCGTCGGCGCAGCTGCCGTTTTCTGAAGATTTTTTGAGCTCCTGCAACTGCCTCCTCACCTGGAACACCAACGGATCTGCATGagcaatctttttttttcccttctttttacTTCCAAGTTGCTTAGAATTTGGTTCAAGAATCGCACCATGAATCCCCTGAACGCGGATTGGATCAGCGTCGCCGCTTCGTGTCGGCTGGCAGTGGCCGGTTCGATCGCCGGCGAGGTTTCTTTCACGGGAGCGCTGATGCTCCCCTGCTCTTTAGGGTGACcctcggcgtcgtcggcgccgtccacgtcatccgccgccgccgccgcatgcgGCTTTTGCGGCATTGCGCAGCTCTGGAAGCTCTTGACAGAGACCGTcccgtcatcgtcgtcgtcgttctcGTCCTCGGCGGCCGCCGTGATCTCGTCTCCGCAGAGGTACAGCCGGAGAGAGCTCCACCTCCTCTTGTGATCAGCAGCGCCCTTGTCCTGCAAACCAAACCAAGGaagaacacattttttttttcagatgcaGCATCTAGTTAATCAGCTCCAATTAAACTCCATTTTCGTTCAGATTAATTGTTTATGCCGCACGCAATCACTCGAGCAAATTGCAAAAGCATGTGCGATTCTAAACGTGGTGCCATCGCAAGTACAGAAGCGAAAGTACATTGGCCTCATCGCCGGCCACTGATTGGTGTACCGACTATCGGGAGATCTTTCAACTTTTTTTCGTACTAAACCCAACATcgcctgcactgcactgcaccaGCACAAGTGCACAGCCAGCCCTACACGAACAGCAGCAAAAGCAtacagagagagagcgagagaggacGTACATTGTGGCAACCGCGGCCGCCGCAGGGGCTCTTGGAGAAGACTCGCCGGAcgatgccgccggcgaggcccatgcccgccgtcgccggaacAGAGCTACCTTCTCTGTCTCTCTATCAACTCGCTGGCTTTTACGTCCAAGTGcgggacgccggcggcgatgttGGCATCGCCATGGGCAGGCCGAGCTGAGCTTCTGCCTCTCACTCCACAGTGGCGATGACGGTGGCGCGCGGCTGCAACGGCTTTCCCACTTATAGCAAGCGACGGGGCCAACGACCGTGCAGAGGTAGCAGCAAGTAGTAAAAGCCAGGCTGGTGGGAGGTGGctagctagaaaaaaaatccacaagACCAGAACCGGTTTTGGTTTGGGCAAAAAGCGACGCGAGCGAGATGCGCTTTGGCGCAAGTAGCTTTGTGTAAAGGCGCCGGAGCGGGCGTCTCATTGGTGGATCCATGGAGGGAAATGTGGAGCACACTACTGTGGTGGCATTCATgatgagagtgagagagagaagaggaggaagaagaggaccCATGTGTTAGGTTATATTTTGGTCTggcagaggaggagaggaggggtaGAGGCTTTAGAGCTGGAGGAGTTGGGCTTGAGAATCTTGTTTTTCACTGTTGCTGGAAGGAGTGTGCAAAGAATTGGTGTAACTGCTAAGCTCACGAGGAGGGAATACaaaatcttttcgtttatgtttatatttatatgcaaaaatttaaatttaaccttaaatttgtatttgattttgagttttttactaaagtttatattttagcattAGCTTTTACGtcgctataaatatatagataaacgttttatttacaaaattatttttcatttgcaaatatgtcatttgacttttttcgtGAAAATACCAACCAATCACCCCAAAGTCGACCGAAACGGAAATCCAGACTTTCCAAACAGGATCGACAGCATAAACCACTCGGTTTTTCagttaagtttttaaaaaccgAGGTAGATTTTAAACtactgacaaaaaaaaaggttcggATTTCATTGGTTCTGTCAGCTTGTCATATGTTTTCACGAAATCCGGGGATACCACTTGAGCGGTTTTTAATCCAATATCGGGATTGTGAACCTTCTCACAAGTACTACTGGTCCTAGTTTGCAGCAAGGTTTTTGCTCGAGACTCCTATTTTACTgctgtattttctttttggattGTTGGTTTCAGTTTCTTTTTAAGGTGGTTCagcatattatttattaccaatgataaaaataagaaagatGTAACTAAGGGTATTTTCAAGGATGAGACAGATGCTATCTTTAGTGTCTAGTCACAAATGAATAGCACTAGAGACAACATGTATTTGTTGTGCCTTAGTCGAAACAGTCATCCTTAGGCCATTTACAGCGTGGCGAGTGGTCTCACCACGCCACGTATGTCATCGATCGTCGTGGTGGAGAGAAGGGGCATAGCGTGCAGCCTCACCAAGCCACTTGCATCCTCTGCAGGACGCGAGGACCTCGGCAGAGGTTGGCGCAAGGGGACAACCGCGATCTGTGTTGTGGAGGTCACACCTTCGCCTTGTTACGCCTAGCATGGGCCCATcgaagaaaggagagagaaaacaacGGTCGGAGAAGGGCCGACATGCGGAGTTAATGGGGTAGAGGAGAAGGAGCGGCTTGGAACTCACCTGATCTGTGTCGCCGAAGTCGTACCACGCTACCTAAGATGTGTCACGTCGCCAATTCTATATCCACGTGGCCGAAGCCGTGCCACCACATCAAGCATGTCTACTCCATTCGTAGTAGCCTCGTCGCCCCCTCTCGATctcgtagcagcagcagctccacCGCCTTCGCCTTCCTCTACTAGCTCCACCGCCATCACCCTTCTCGATCTACGCAGCCACCACTAGGGGGGGTGCCATCGCCGGCCAATCTACATCGTCGCAGCCAGAACGGGAAGGAGGActggaggagaggaagaggcgTCACAGATGAGGAGGATGTGTTGGTCAACAGGTCAAGGATCTATTTTATAGcattttgtgattttgatggTTCTTGCTATAACATAATGAATTTCTATGTAATTTGAAAAGTTGGGAGAACTaaaatgcaaaagaaaattgttatGCATACGACTCAATCATTCGACTTATGTACGACCTAATTGATCAACAGCCATAGTGCCACTCACGTAACCCCCTTTGCCTAATCAATGTTCGTAGTGTTTCAGTCGTACATAGGTAATATAATTAAGTCGTACGTACAGCGGGATTGAAGGCAAAATATGAGGGGCTGATTTACAAACTGAAGACACTGCTTGAGAGCACTTGCATTGTGGAGTACCAACTTTTTTAATGGCATGGCCTCATTCCGTATAGCAAAATGAGACTACTTGGGAGGGGGCTTGGACTGCGAATGCCCTTACGAATTTCTCTCCTGGTCACAAAAGTATGACAACGGCGGGAATGTTTTGTTGCGTGTTAATGTCAGTATGCCCCAAGGCGAGGTCTCAGTGTCAGCAACTAAGTATATCTCGTTAGTAGGTTGATTGGGAGTCGTTAGGTCGccgtacattttttttgtctgcaaTTTGGCCCAGACTGAAATGTGTCGGCAGTCACTTGTAAGCTTAGCATtttgagaggaaaaaaaatggcagaAGGAAAGAATGTTGGAAGGGTCCGGAAATAAAGGTTCTAGATGTGCAcccttttttttactgaacaGTCACATGGCTTGCTTCATTCAACCTAATCTTGGTTTTGCTTGCTCTTGGGTGTAGGCATCATATTCCTCCCCCTTACCTTTCCAGCTCCACGTCGATCCTCACTTGTTAATCCTCCCGAACTACTTTGTCCGCCACTTCTCATCACTTCTATTCACAGGAAGTTAAACAGTATTacctctattctaaaatataattatttctatattaatCAGTATATAGATTAAAAAGATGTTAAAAGATTCTCTCTTAGTCTTTTCAgttgtcatttttaaattttaaattgattggATTATCCTTTCTAAGCATCTAATTGgttctaaaattattgaaatggTTAAATTATGGAAATTAGTGCAAAAATACTGGTATAAAGTTTGAatactaaaaatgtttatattttgaaacggatggagCAGTAGTCTTATCccatatacttataaatatcaaccattatatatatatatatatatatatatatatatatccttacTAATTTCCCACGCCCTCTTTCTCCACAACAAATTTGGTGAGCTTAACAGATGTTAGTGACTTGCTAAATGCATTTTACCGCTATCCTCCAACACTCAGAGAGTGTTAAGAGCCAATCAGAGAGTGTGTGATGTAAACTATTCCCATACTGTTCTCCCTCACCAATCTCAAAGCAACACCCAAGGGGTATACGGACTATGGAGAGCATGGATGCACGaccaaataaatatactcaatttatttcatattaatttCATATTAGAAGTCACTCTGGATTTATcctaaatcaaatttaactaGAAAATTACTAATATCATATCAACAACACTAAATTAGTGCCATTAAACTcactattaaatatacttttataacatatttattttatattagaaaatgttgctgtattttttttataaacatagttaaatttaaatgagttGGAGTTATAATAAACACTTTAAAGGTGACTTGTAATATCAAAAAGGAGGAATAACAAATGAGAAAAACACGCCAGGTTCGGCACCCATCTAAGCCCAGACAGAAACCGGTCCTGAGCGACGACACAAGTACTGTGCCGGTCTCCATTTCCCAACGACATGTGCAAGCCGTGTCGACTGGCCTTTCCGGTCATGGTAGAAAACTAGAAACCCCGTGCCGACACGATGCGCTCAGGACTCACCTCGTACGGAAGCTCATGCGATCAATAGTCGGAGCAACACTTGCACGAGCCAATAAACCATTATCCCCAAAAGAGCAATTACTAAGAAGGCAGGCCAGTTTACATAAGATGAAACTACCAAATCATCCTGGCTGCTTTAGTTCAGCATCATCATAGAGCCGAGCAACCAAGCAAGCAAAGCCTAACCCTCGGTATTTTATTCGTactcatgttttttaaattctttttcttttccttacTCTCATGCTTTGTCTACCCGCACATGTTAAACAAATTTTCATGGTCACAAGTTCATAGCTATTACGTATTAGCTCCGTTTCAGGTTATAACATGTTTTTGTCGATACTAATGAATCcggtcatatatatatagcatatacattggttcataaataaatataaaaaaaaccaaaatatattataacaaaaaaaagagttgtAGTTACATGTACTTAATGCGTGCAAATGCTGTACTTGAATGCGTGCAAATGCAATGCGACTGCTGATTGCTGTGGAAGTGTCGGTTCATCCACCAGCACATAAGCATGGTCTCAGATCAAGATCTATTGAAGGTGAAATTCAACCTGCTTTAAATTTATGGGTTTCAGTAGGGACCGAGAATAGGGGCAGAGTTCTTACCAGTTTGACTCTGCTTCAACCAAGTCCGAATGGATGGAGTTTTCCCCTTGTTGCCTAGTTTAATCCAGCACATATGGTAACCAGCTGATGAGATGAAACCAAATGATAAGAACAGATCAGAATGTAGGACTAGGTAAATGTGGCAGAAAAGGTCAAGTTTGTACGAGAACAAGGAGTAGAATTCTAACAGCTGGAGGCCTGCACTCCAAGATCTAAGATGAAGCATCATTGACATAGGTAGGCCAGAAGTGTGTCTCCATTGCCTCTTCGAGTACCTATCCGAGCAACACACCCAATCAACATAGAAAATGAAATGGCAGCTAATAGGTCGAACTGTATCTGAGATATGATCATACAAATGCTTCCAAGGCTGATTTTGCAGAATAGTATAGTTAGCATTGTTAGTACGTACCAACAGATCAATTGGTCACAGCCACACAGTGAGAGCTCTATCTCTTACTCTCTTAGCATACcaaattatcaaatatcaTCCATTCCTCCTCGGTCATTTCAAGCTCCAAATCAGCTATTCGGCAGTGTATTATGATCAGGTCAAGCTCACAATAGAGTTCCCTGAAAAACCACTCCATGAGCTAACTATCAACTCCTTAATATAGTTCCGTAGGCTTCACAAATCCTGACAACAGACAAGTAAATCAGATAAGAAAATACACTTGATGAACTTGCAAATAGAGTTGTAGCAATTAAGTGCGGAAACCGTGAGCTGAGCATGCCCTGAACCAAGTAATGCATTACTGTTTGGACGTCTGCTTCATATTATATCAGTGTGTAAGGAAAAATACAGATATCTTCATTGTGTCATAAAACAGTTAAAAACTTAATATTCTGCACAAAAGATAATTGCATActaatttttacaaaaaccaGTAATCCTTTTTGAAATGTTGGctccatgaaaaataaaaggaatcgATTGAAAGTGCTGGCCAATATATTCTCATTATCAGTGCAACACTGCAGGCACTTGTCTGTGAACCTTCTAGAATTGATTCATTCACAAACATGTTCTAGAACGTTCATTTCTGTAAACATTGCTTCATGGTTGAggacatatataattaaatgctGTCGTTAATAAGAATAAAGCAattgaagtaaaaaaaaacaatttactcACAACTTCAGCACAAACAGAAAGACTATATGCTAGAAATAAAGGATAATATGCACCAGACGGTTTGGTAATCTTTATTTGCCATGTAGGTCAAAGATTGGTGAACTCAAGCTCAACTCCACAAGGAAAACAGATGCCATGAAACAAAGCATATAAAGCTATCGTAAAATATGCCAAAACGTCTTTGCAGCAGGGTAACTAAAACTGGTTAGCTTAGCTTGTTCGAAAAGTTTGGATCCAAAATGTCCAGATTTGTCTGCAACTATTATGCTAAATACTCGTAGTGCAGGCTAGTATGTCAGATTGATAAGGCCAGGTAAAAGGAAACATAAAAGCAGATCATCAAGTCAGGTGCAGAATTAATTACCCGTCCATATGAAAAGAAGCCAATAGTTGTGGACAGCTTGTCTCACAGTTCCATCCCCATGGTAGCTGAGGCCATCCTGTCCTAGCCTATCACACATAAAAAGTCTATGACGATGCACTAGCATTAACCAGATGCTGTCAACAGGGTAACACTGTCTTTGCTGAGGCGGTTATTCATGGTTTCTATCATTGATGGGCTGAACTTAGAAACGTGCAGGGTGTTGTCAGTTTTCAGTAGCAGATCATAACAGTAGGGCCTTCTTAGAATAATCCATGGTAGAATTCATCCAGGCCAAGCAGTTCAGAAATGGCACATGGCCATTAAAACGGAGTCTCAAATGTTAGAATCACCAAGAAAGCAaagtcatgaaaaatatacagAGTGCCTTAATCTGAATCCATTAAGCAGAGCCATGAAAATTATATGCACTGTCCTGATAAATATCAATCTCCTTAGAGGCTACAAGTTCTGAAGCTGAAGCAGCCTCATCAACATCGCCTACACACAATTTGCTTCTGTTCGCATCAATCCAACTCATTCCAGGTTCCTTTTTCACTTTTCTTGATTCCATCAGCCTTCTTATCTCTAAAGCATCTTCCCATCGTCCTACTGTTCTGTACACATTTTCAAGAAGAACATAGCTCAAATGATACTGCGGCTGCAACTCCATCATTTTCTTTGCAACCCTTTCTGCTACATCTGGGTTAGAATGTGTTGCAGAAGCACCGAGGATTGCGGCCCACAAGGAAGAATCACCCCTAAAGGGTGACTTGTTTATCAAATCTTCGGCCTCTTCTAGAAGCTCAACTCTGCTAAGAAGGTCAACCATACAATTGTAGTGTTCAATTCCAGGAGCGATGGTATAGTTGTTGCTCATAGAGTTGAAGTATTTCCTTCCTTGCTCAACCATTCCAGTATGACTACAGGCAAAAAGAACACTAACAAAGCTGATGTAATCAGGTCTGGGCCCTTCCCTGACCATCCGATCAAACAAATTGATAGCTCGTTCACCATGGCCATTCTGTGCAAAACCACCTATCATAGCATTCCAAGTAATTGTGTTACGGACAGTGCTTGCTTCAAAAACGGTATATGCATAGTCCACTGCGCCACATTTTGCATATAGGTCCACAAGTGCAGATTCAACAACCACGTCTCTCCACCCTCCCATCCTCAAAAAACGGCAATGGATCTCCTTTCCTGGTTTTACCGAAGATAGGCCAGCACATGCCCGTAGAACAGTCCCCAAGCTATACCAGTCGCCATCCTTCTTATCCATTTCCCTGAACAATGCAACAACCTTCTCATACTCCCCATTCTGGCAATAGCCTCCAAGCAGTGCACACCATGAAACTTCATTCCTTACTAGCATTCTGTCAAATACCTTGCGAGCCTCCACCATGGACCCACACTTGGCATACATGTCCAGTGTGCTGCTTTCCACGATCACATTTCCACACAGACCACGGGTCACCACCTGAGCATGTGCCTGCCTTCCCTGGTTCTCCCTCTTCAAGTTCCCCAGTGCCGTCATCATCGAACCAAAAGTGCAGCCATCTGGCCTAACCCCATTCATCATCAGCATAGACCGGAACCACCTCACAGCCTCCTCGAACCAGTCATTCCGAACAAAGGCAGATATCAACGACGTGTAGCATATCCCGTCTGGTGCGCGCATTTCCTCGAACGCCTTCTGTGCGTCACTGGGGGCGGACGCATGGCCGTACATGTCCACCAGCGCGCTTAGCAcgatgtcgtcgtcgccgaacCCCCGAACGAGAATGCTCCCATGGAGACACGCGCCCGCATTGCGGTCCCGGAGCACGGAGCAGGCcttgacggcggcggagaacgCGTGGGCGTTGGGCGAGACGTCGTCGGCTTCGGCGAGCATGGACCTAAGGGAGGCGAGCGCGCGCCGGGGCATCCCCGCCCGGAGGAACGCCGCGAGGATCGACGAGTGCGCGACGACGTCGCGGCGGGGCAGGTCGTCGAACGCCCTGAGCGCGTGCGGGAGGTGGCGCGGGAGGCGGACGTAGAAGGAGAGCAGGGCGTTGGCGAGGTACCGGTCCGCCAGGAGCCCCCcgcgcgcggctcgggcgtGGATGCAGTACCCGAgccgcggcggagggtggcggaggagcacggcggcgagggagaccGGGGAGGAgggccgcgcggcggccgccaggCGCGCCGCGGCCTGGAGGTCCCCCGAGTCGATGAGGCGGAGGACGTCGAggtgcgccgccgcgggcgtgGGTGGCCTCGGCGGGGGCATCGTGGCCGgtttcgccggcgccggcgcggagtCACCGCATCGTGTTCGTTTCCGCGGAGGaacgcggcgcgcggcgacgaagGCCAGCGAGCGAGAGAAACGACCTGCAAAAAAAGGATGCGGATGCGGATgcggatgctgctgctgctcgaaTAGCGGTCTAATCTGGCTGCGTGTCTCCAGCATCGCCCATTCAAAACGAACATATTTGATGGAATCCTGTAACGGCCCAAAATGACCCAACCAAACATTCATCAAGAGTTTTTAATGGGATTCATGCACTGGCCTAGGGAGAAAACATGCATCAGTATATTGTTCTGTGCATGATTGGATTTGTGTCATTAcagatttacatattttaaaaaatatcattacagTTCCACTACGTGCCAATTTGTGCACCTAAATTTGTATTGTTGACCACACTTAACTGTGATTATCTCATATTGACCAAAATGTCCATCCGTGTTTATGTGGCAAGAGGGGCGGTTGCTAGCTCGCTCAACGGAGCGGTAGCATTCCCAGACAAATCGAGCGCCCTTGCCGcacgagtccgccgccgccaaccacctccGGCCACTCGGCCTTTCTTGCTTTCTCTGTGTCGCTAGTTTCCATCGATCTtgtgtctcgtggttttcagtcGAGGAGCTTTCTTTCCTCTCCATGGAGCCGGCCGAGGTCCGCCTTGCGTAATGGCATTTCTAGCTTATTGTCTGGGTTC contains the following coding sequences:
- the LOC107304363 gene encoding protein IQ-DOMAIN 1, with amino-acid sequence MGLAGGIVRRVFSKSPCGGRGCHNDKGAADHKRRWSSLRLYLCGDEITAAAEDENDDDDDGTVSVKSFQSCAMPQKPHAAAAADDVDGADDAEGHPKEQGSISAPVKETSPAIEPATASRHEAATLIQSAFRGFMVRRQLQELKKSSENGSCADEPRSPTSASIAASVEVQVGESVSNLRLSDDSAAAAAAASAQHRGSQRSRPQAFRVKEEWDDSTVSSNVSRMRMQSRIEATTRRERALAYAFSQQLRSCGGGGAAGGGAGTKKRVARSDQAEFNVGWSWLERWMATRQASEASADDCMSKNAAESVGSAAAGRRVIVVRRRHDLAGGEEKESCGSNDVSVVSFDGSSGSLSCYKPGSKSRLRGGGRSLPRRKVASSDHRLHARSHKVSKKVHRRDQEQEQQQQRDQAAAEAYDGNQPPTDY
- the LOC102717168 gene encoding pentatricopeptide repeat-containing protein At1g03540, coding for MPPPRPPTPAAAHLDVLRLIDSGDLQAAARLAAAARPSSPVSLAAVLLRHPPPRLGYCIHARAARGGLLADRYLANALLSFYVRLPRHLPHALRAFDDLPRRDVVAHSSILAAFLRAGMPRRALASLRSMLAEADDVSPNAHAFSAAVKACSVLRDRNAGACLHGSILVRGFGDDDIVLSALVDMYGHASAPSDAQKAFEEMRAPDGICYTSLISAFVRNDWFEEAVRWFRSMLMMNGVRPDGCTFGSMMTALGNLKRENQGRQAHAQVVTRGLCGNVIVESSTLDMYAKCGSMVEARKVFDRMLVRNEVSWCALLGGYCQNGEYEKVVALFREMDKKDGDWYSLGTVLRACAGLSSVKPGKEIHCRFLRMGGWRDVVVESALVDLYAKCGAVDYAYTVFEASTVRNTITWNAMIGGFAQNGHGERAINLFDRMVREGPRPDYISFVSVLFACSHTGMVEQGRKYFNSMSNNYTIAPGIEHYNCMVDLLSRVELLEEAEDLINKSPFRGDSSLWAAILGASATHSNPDVAERVAKKMMELQPQYHLSYVLLENVYRTVGRWEDALEIRRLMESRKVKKEPGMSWIDANRSKLCVGDVDEAASASELVASKEIDIYQDSAYNFHGSA